In Myxococcus fulvus, the following proteins share a genomic window:
- a CDS encoding VOC family protein has protein sequence MAHRSRLSGFLIDCETGDLLSAATFWSQALGLTVGGHEVGETSEYVGLEGTPAGLNVGLQRVTHPSRVHLDIEADDQDAEAARLEALGAKRIGWVKRWWVMEAPTGHRFCIVKMEKPDEGPPPTVWK, from the coding sequence ATGGCGCACCGCAGTCGTCTCTCGGGCTTCCTCATCGATTGTGAGACGGGGGACCTGCTCTCCGCCGCCACCTTCTGGAGCCAGGCGCTGGGGCTCACCGTGGGTGGGCACGAAGTCGGGGAGACCTCCGAGTACGTGGGACTCGAGGGCACTCCCGCGGGGTTGAACGTCGGGCTGCAGCGAGTCACGCACCCCTCCCGTGTCCACCTGGACATCGAGGCGGACGACCAGGACGCGGAGGCCGCGCGCCTGGAGGCCCTGGGGGCGAAGCGCATCGGCTGGGTGAAGCGCTGGTGGGTCATGGAGGCGCCCACGGGCCATCGCTTCTGCATCGTGAAGATGGAGAAGCCCGACGAAGGCCCGCCGCCGACCGTCTGGAAGTGA
- a CDS encoding glycosyltransferase, with translation MSTRDIAWVAAGAAALGVLAHGHRGLMAGVRRRRAPSTKGFEPPSVTLIRPIRGLDVEARENVRALLDLDYPGEWEVLFVFDSEEDPAFAITQDELGRHPTRAKRVELLVAGEPPPGMTGKLNAMQLGVSRARGTLLAFSDSDTRPEPGVLTALVGALLEDARTGATFAPVYAAAGTPLAGDVGYGLLVNAWYGSSVARAAEPDGALPFIMGQLMVFRREALQDIGGVGSAAGQFVDDMYLGRRLHEAGWKNRVIHAPLRIVTGNLELRAFLRIFRRWVLFSEAGLPWSFARPNWVRGVMGWLSWGGLVAAVGRRAWGHAAVAALPIGFSVWSQLRLQRACHGPRVSPRHYWVPAVLPLLGAGVALSARVSRDVDWRGRSYRLDSRAALGSALPERTSL, from the coding sequence ATGAGCACACGGGACATCGCGTGGGTGGCGGCAGGCGCGGCGGCGCTGGGCGTGCTGGCCCACGGACACCGGGGACTGATGGCGGGCGTGCGTCGGCGCCGCGCGCCCTCCACGAAGGGCTTCGAGCCGCCATCGGTGACGCTCATCCGTCCCATCCGGGGACTGGACGTGGAGGCGCGCGAGAACGTCCGCGCGCTCTTGGACCTGGACTACCCCGGTGAGTGGGAGGTGCTCTTCGTCTTCGACAGCGAGGAGGACCCCGCCTTCGCCATCACCCAGGACGAGTTGGGCCGTCATCCGACGCGCGCGAAGCGGGTGGAGCTGCTCGTGGCCGGAGAGCCGCCGCCCGGGATGACGGGGAAGCTCAACGCCATGCAGCTGGGCGTGTCTCGCGCCCGGGGCACGCTCTTGGCCTTCAGCGACTCCGACACGCGGCCCGAGCCGGGCGTGCTCACGGCGCTGGTGGGCGCGCTGCTGGAGGACGCGCGGACGGGCGCCACGTTCGCGCCCGTGTACGCGGCGGCGGGCACACCCCTCGCGGGGGACGTGGGCTACGGGCTGTTGGTGAATGCCTGGTACGGCTCGTCCGTGGCGCGCGCGGCGGAGCCCGACGGCGCCCTGCCCTTCATCATGGGCCAGCTGATGGTGTTCCGTCGGGAGGCGCTCCAGGACATCGGCGGCGTGGGCTCGGCCGCCGGCCAGTTCGTGGATGACATGTACCTGGGACGCAGGCTCCACGAGGCGGGGTGGAAGAACCGCGTCATCCACGCGCCCCTGCGCATCGTCACGGGGAACCTGGAGCTGAGGGCCTTCCTGCGCATCTTCCGACGCTGGGTGCTGTTCTCGGAGGCGGGGCTCCCCTGGAGCTTCGCGCGTCCCAACTGGGTGCGCGGGGTGATGGGCTGGCTCTCGTGGGGGGGACTGGTGGCGGCCGTCGGCCGGCGGGCCTGGGGACACGCGGCCGTGGCGGCGCTGCCCATCGGCTTCTCCGTGTGGAGCCAGCTGCGGCTGCAGCGGGCCTGCCATGGGCCGCGCGTCTCCCCCCGACACTACTGGGTGCCGGCGGTGCTGCCGCTGCTGGGCGCGGGCGTGGCGCTGTCGGCGCGCGTGTCACGCGACGTGGACTGGCGCGGCCGGAGCTACCGGTTGGATTCGCGCGCGGCCCTGGGCAGCGCGCTGCCCGAGCGGACGAGCCTCTAG
- a CDS encoding PLP-dependent aminotransferase family protein, translated as MDLHVDLTERRDLAGQVYRGLRARVLDGRLRDGEQVPPSRELARRLGISRNTVSLAYEWLMAEGLLVSRGRAGSFIQNAPRERGARARPSPGVKLRPRAVWSELPAPPVPVPQTQYDFRVGYPDASLFPFDAWRRLMARQWRASALSPAYADPAGHPELREAVARHVGVSRGVSAEASDVLITHGAQQALDLVGRVLLEPGDRVAMEEPGYPPARALFQSLGASVVPVPVDAEGLDVSRLPDDTRAVYVTPSHQFPLGIVMSPARRKALLDWARRRDAVVIEDDYDSEFRFGGRPLETLHGLDRSGRVLYVGSFSKVLLPALRLGFLVAPPSLQRELRLAKQVTDWHSQLPAQGALARFIDTGALARHLRKTRREYEQRHTRLSEGLARHFADTLELLPSVAGLHLCATFTRGGARLEKELTAKAHAAGVGVESLSRYFMGAPTRHGWVLGYGGVTVERIEEGLRRLRTRLPAGR; from the coding sequence ATGGACCTGCATGTCGACCTGACGGAGCGCAGGGACCTCGCGGGGCAGGTCTACCGGGGCCTGCGCGCGCGGGTCCTCGACGGACGGTTGAGGGACGGCGAGCAGGTGCCCCCCTCGCGGGAGCTGGCCCGGCGGCTGGGCATCTCGCGCAACACGGTGAGCCTGGCCTACGAGTGGCTGATGGCCGAGGGCCTGCTCGTGAGCCGGGGCCGCGCCGGAAGCTTCATCCAGAACGCGCCCCGGGAGCGCGGTGCGCGCGCGCGGCCCTCCCCTGGCGTGAAGTTGCGGCCTCGCGCGGTCTGGAGCGAGCTGCCCGCGCCCCCCGTGCCCGTGCCCCAGACGCAGTACGACTTCCGGGTGGGCTACCCGGATGCGTCGCTGTTCCCCTTCGATGCCTGGCGCCGGCTCATGGCCCGACAGTGGCGCGCCTCCGCGCTGAGTCCCGCGTATGCGGACCCGGCCGGCCATCCCGAGCTGCGTGAGGCGGTGGCCCGTCACGTGGGTGTCTCGCGAGGCGTGAGCGCGGAGGCGTCCGACGTGCTCATCACCCACGGCGCGCAGCAGGCCCTGGACCTGGTGGGCCGGGTGCTGCTCGAGCCCGGAGACCGCGTCGCGATGGAGGAGCCCGGCTACCCGCCCGCGCGTGCGCTGTTCCAGTCGCTCGGCGCGAGCGTGGTGCCGGTGCCCGTGGACGCGGAGGGGCTCGACGTGAGCCGCCTGCCGGACGACACGCGCGCCGTCTATGTCACCCCGTCCCACCAGTTCCCGCTGGGCATCGTCATGTCCCCGGCGCGTCGCAAGGCGCTGCTCGACTGGGCCCGACGCCGCGACGCGGTGGTCATCGAGGACGACTACGACAGCGAGTTCCGCTTCGGCGGCCGGCCCCTGGAGACGCTCCATGGACTGGACCGCTCGGGCCGCGTGCTCTACGTCGGCTCGTTCTCCAAGGTGCTGCTGCCCGCGCTGCGGTTGGGCTTCCTGGTCGCGCCGCCCTCGCTCCAGCGGGAGCTGCGGCTGGCGAAGCAGGTGACGGACTGGCACAGCCAGCTCCCCGCGCAGGGCGCCCTGGCGCGCTTCATCGACACGGGCGCGCTGGCCCGGCACCTGCGCAAGACGCGGCGCGAGTACGAGCAGCGTCACACCCGCCTGTCCGAGGGCCTTGCGCGCCACTTCGCGGACACGCTCGAGCTGCTCCCCTCCGTCGCCGGTTTGCACCTGTGCGCCACCTTCACGAGGGGCGGCGCGCGGCTGGAGAAGGAGCTCACCGCCAAGGCGCACGCGGCGGGCGTCGGCGTGGAGTCGCTGTCGCGCTACTTCATGGGAGCGCCCACCCGCCATGGCTGGGTGCTGGGTTACGGAGGGGTGACGGTGGAGCGCATCGAAGAGGGGCTCCGGCGCCTCCGGACGCGGCTCCCCGCGGGCCGCTAG
- a CDS encoding hydroxymethylglutaryl-CoA reductase, degradative has translation MGEVNDESVQVPSATRSSRLPGFHRRSMEERWRELALRGDLTPEELRVLCALDAPHLDVVNQMIENAVGVFALPLGLGLNLTVNGRDHLVPMVVEEPSVIAAVSLASKLVREAGGFLAEASTSMMIGQVQLTGYGDPELARARLLAGREHLLALANSFHPSLEKRGGGACDLQVRILPAPEGPHAEPLLIVHLLVDTQEAMGANLINTMAEGIAPLVEQMTGGRVYLRILSNLADQRLARASCRIPVASLAGLGTSGQDIAEGILQASRFARADPYRAATHNKGVMNGIDAVAIATGQDWRAIEAGAHAYACRDGRYGPLTNWTMEDGHLVGRIELPLALGLVGGPIKVHPGAQLGLKLLGVSTVRELSMVFAAVGLAQNLAAVRALGSVGIQKGHMAMHARCVAVTAGARGADVEKVVRLLVERGNIKVEAAREILAALQAPSPP, from the coding sequence ATGGGGGAAGTCAACGACGAGTCGGTGCAGGTGCCATCGGCGACGCGGTCTTCTCGCCTGCCGGGCTTCCACCGACGCAGCATGGAGGAGCGCTGGCGCGAGCTGGCGCTGCGTGGAGACCTCACGCCCGAGGAGCTGCGCGTGCTGTGCGCGCTGGACGCGCCGCACCTCGACGTCGTCAACCAGATGATCGAGAACGCCGTCGGCGTGTTCGCCCTGCCCCTGGGCCTGGGGCTGAACCTCACCGTCAACGGGCGCGACCACCTGGTGCCCATGGTCGTGGAGGAGCCGTCCGTCATCGCCGCGGTGTCCCTCGCCTCGAAGCTGGTGCGCGAGGCGGGAGGGTTCCTGGCCGAGGCGAGCACCTCGATGATGATTGGCCAGGTGCAGCTCACCGGCTATGGCGACCCGGAGCTCGCTCGCGCCCGGTTGCTCGCGGGAAGGGAGCATCTGCTCGCGCTGGCCAACAGCTTCCATCCCTCGCTCGAGAAGCGCGGCGGTGGCGCGTGTGATTTGCAGGTCCGCATCCTCCCCGCGCCCGAGGGGCCCCACGCGGAGCCGCTCCTCATCGTCCACCTGCTGGTGGACACCCAGGAGGCCATGGGCGCCAACCTCATCAACACCATGGCCGAGGGCATCGCGCCGCTCGTCGAGCAGATGACGGGCGGACGCGTGTATCTGCGCATCCTCTCCAACCTCGCCGACCAGCGACTGGCGCGGGCCTCCTGCCGCATCCCCGTGGCGTCGCTGGCGGGGCTGGGCACGTCCGGCCAGGACATCGCGGAGGGCATCCTCCAGGCGAGCCGCTTCGCACGGGCGGACCCCTACCGCGCCGCGACGCACAACAAGGGCGTGATGAACGGCATCGACGCGGTGGCCATCGCCACGGGACAGGACTGGCGCGCCATCGAGGCCGGCGCGCACGCCTACGCATGCCGGGACGGCCGCTACGGGCCGCTGACGAACTGGACGATGGAGGACGGGCACCTGGTGGGCCGCATCGAGCTGCCGCTGGCGCTGGGCCTGGTGGGGGGCCCCATCAAGGTGCATCCCGGCGCGCAGCTGGGGCTGAAGCTGCTGGGCGTCAGCACCGTGCGCGAGCTGTCCATGGTGTTCGCGGCGGTGGGGCTGGCACAGAACCTGGCGGCGGTGCGCGCGCTGGGCTCGGTGGGCATCCAGAAGGGCCACATGGCGATGCACGCCCGGTGCGTCGCGGTGACAGCGGGCGCTCGCGGCGCGGACGTGGAGAAGGTGGTCCGGCTGCTGGTGGAGCGCGGCAACATCAAGGTGGAGGCGGCGCGCGAAATCCTCGCCGCGCTCCAGGCCCCCTCGCCCCCATGA
- a CDS encoding FAD-dependent oxidoreductase, translating to MGGPWDFDVVVVGGGPAGCAAAAALAELGRSVLLVDAGVDRHRQLSGELLHPTGVSALRELGFGDVVDGWTSRPVRGFAVFFAAPARAVVLPYARGATGVSLEHAELTEPLLRAVARRPGVTVQAHARVTSVEHNDARGVRLRFLHEGVEHAVGARMLVAADGRASPVRRMLGISERFTRISTMLGLTVDSACLPRPDHGHQFVGGPLYALAYAIQPDVARVMVDLPLGSTAQTLRERPELLATLPSALSAEVRRALDVSAAPRMASNDDRLSRTVWKGSAVLVGDAASCCHPLTGSGMTSCFHDARALQRALRHHPEDIPRALERYARERRPAQRTRVQLAASLYDACAGQDAGMRALRRGLLRYWEHSPRGARASMSLLSSEESRMRVLAREYLCVVGHSLVTLRRGRGRDACARAAVPLLRSAGPPLRGAVASTLEQVGSWWHRRVRRSA from the coding sequence ATGGGAGGCCCTTGGGACTTCGATGTGGTGGTGGTCGGCGGCGGCCCCGCGGGGTGCGCGGCGGCGGCGGCGCTCGCCGAGCTGGGTCGGTCCGTCCTGCTGGTGGACGCGGGCGTGGACCGGCACCGACAACTGTCGGGGGAGCTCTTGCACCCCACCGGCGTGAGCGCGCTGCGCGAGCTGGGCTTCGGTGACGTCGTCGACGGCTGGACGTCGCGCCCCGTGCGAGGCTTCGCGGTCTTCTTCGCCGCGCCCGCCCGCGCGGTCGTCCTGCCCTATGCGCGAGGCGCCACGGGCGTGTCGCTCGAGCACGCCGAGCTCACCGAACCGCTGCTGCGGGCCGTGGCCCGAAGGCCGGGCGTCACCGTCCAGGCCCACGCCCGCGTGACGTCGGTGGAGCACAACGACGCGCGCGGTGTCCGGCTGCGCTTCCTCCACGAAGGCGTCGAGCACGCGGTGGGGGCTCGGATGCTGGTGGCCGCGGACGGACGCGCGTCGCCCGTGCGGCGGATGCTGGGCATCTCCGAGCGCTTCACGCGCATCTCCACCATGCTGGGGCTCACCGTGGACAGCGCGTGCCTGCCGCGTCCCGACCACGGCCATCAGTTCGTCGGAGGTCCGCTGTATGCGCTGGCTTATGCCATCCAGCCGGACGTGGCGCGGGTGATGGTGGACCTTCCCCTGGGAAGCACCGCCCAGACGCTGCGGGAGCGGCCGGAGCTGCTGGCCACGTTGCCGTCCGCGCTGAGCGCCGAGGTCCGACGGGCGCTGGACGTGAGCGCGGCACCTCGCATGGCCTCCAACGACGATCGGCTCTCGCGGACGGTGTGGAAGGGGAGCGCGGTGCTGGTGGGCGACGCCGCCTCCTGCTGCCACCCGCTCACCGGGAGCGGGATGACCTCGTGCTTCCACGATGCGCGAGCGCTCCAGCGGGCGCTGCGCCACCACCCCGAGGACATCCCCCGGGCCCTGGAGCGCTATGCCCGCGAGCGGCGGCCCGCTCAGCGCACCCGCGTCCAGCTCGCCGCGTCGCTCTACGACGCCTGCGCGGGACAGGACGCGGGCATGCGGGCCCTGCGACGAGGGCTCCTGCGCTACTGGGAGCACAGTCCGCGAGGTGCCCGCGCCTCCATGTCCCTGCTCTCGTCCGAGGAGTCGCGCATGCGGGTGCTGGCGCGCGAATACCTGTGCGTCGTGGGCCACTCGCTGGTGACGTTGCGACGGGGGCGGGGGCGGGACGCCTGTGCCCGCGCGGCCGTGCCGCTGCTTCGCTCCGCCGGGCCTCCCCTGCGGGGCGCCGTGGCGAGCACGTTGGAGCAGGTGGGCAGTTGGTGGCATCGCCGCGTCCGCCGTTCGGCCTAG
- a CDS encoding phytoene/squalene synthase family protein, whose amino-acid sequence MVAPEETFCRAMLPRVSRTFALNIPLLPAPLDLVVTVAYLLTRTADTVEDELHADRKEALFAELAELVRLEPGWEARAQAFARLAGDAFLPTAPEAEVELIAGTVSVLRTLASLPPWAQAPLRRCVRIMTHGMSQVQRRHGGGESMLGLPDLQTTLAYCYYVAGVVGEMLTELFIAHAPTLDERVRTQLRSRSIMFGEALQLTNILKDVREDLDLGRCWLPLDRMALHGLEPATLTRPELRAQAMALHSELVVIARRALDEALEYTLALPQSEPGLRLFCLYPLFFAVKTLNLVDGNPAVFDATPLKLSREVVLRLMLLTQERVASDSALRALYAECSRVPSEVEAAR is encoded by the coding sequence ATGGTCGCCCCTGAAGAGACGTTCTGCCGAGCGATGCTCCCCCGGGTCTCCCGGACGTTCGCGCTGAACATCCCCTTGTTGCCCGCGCCCCTGGACCTGGTCGTCACGGTGGCCTACCTGCTCACGCGCACGGCGGACACGGTGGAGGATGAGCTCCACGCGGACCGGAAGGAGGCGCTGTTCGCCGAGCTGGCGGAGCTGGTGCGACTGGAGCCGGGCTGGGAGGCTCGCGCCCAGGCCTTCGCCCGCCTGGCGGGAGACGCGTTCCTGCCCACCGCGCCCGAAGCGGAGGTGGAGCTCATCGCGGGGACCGTCTCCGTGCTGAGGACCCTGGCCTCGCTCCCCCCCTGGGCCCAGGCCCCCCTGCGCCGCTGCGTGCGCATCATGACCCACGGGATGAGCCAGGTTCAGCGCAGGCACGGCGGCGGCGAGTCGATGCTGGGGTTGCCCGACCTCCAGACGACGCTCGCCTACTGCTACTACGTGGCGGGCGTGGTGGGCGAGATGCTGACGGAGCTCTTCATCGCGCACGCCCCCACCCTCGACGAGCGCGTGCGGACGCAGCTGCGCTCCAGGTCCATCATGTTCGGCGAGGCACTGCAGCTCACCAACATCCTGAAGGACGTGCGCGAGGACCTGGACCTGGGGCGCTGCTGGCTGCCGCTGGACCGGATGGCGCTGCACGGCCTGGAGCCCGCGACGCTGACGCGCCCCGAGCTGCGCGCCCAGGCGATGGCGTTGCACTCGGAGCTGGTGGTGATAGCGCGCAGGGCGTTGGACGAGGCGCTCGAGTACACGCTGGCGCTCCCGCAGAGTGAGCCGGGCCTGCGGCTGTTCTGCCTCTATCCCCTGTTCTTCGCGGTGAAGACGCTCAACCTCGTGGACGGCAACCCCGCGGTGTTCGACGCCACGCCCCTGAAGCTCAGCCGGGAGGTGGTGCTGCGGCTCATGCTGCTCACGCAGGAGCGGGTGGCCTCGGACTCGGCGCTGCGCGCGCTCTACGCGGAGTGCTCGCGCGTGCCCTCGGAGGTGGAGGCGGCGAGATGA
- a CDS encoding VOC family protein — protein sequence MAHRSRLMGIVIDCETGDLDAAATFWGKALGLPQGTPYTDEGSHYVDMGHVPGGPHVEVQQVTHPSRVHLDIEADDQDAEAARLEALGAKRIAWVRRWWVMEAPTGQRFCIVKMKNPDVGPPPNVWK from the coding sequence ATGGCGCACCGCAGTCGCTTGATGGGCATCGTCATCGATTGCGAGACCGGGGACCTGGACGCCGCGGCGACCTTCTGGGGCAAGGCCCTGGGGTTGCCGCAGGGCACGCCCTATACCGACGAAGGCTCGCACTACGTGGACATGGGCCACGTGCCGGGCGGGCCCCACGTGGAGGTGCAGCAGGTCACGCACCCCTCCCGCGTCCACCTGGACATCGAGGCGGATGACCAGGACGCGGAGGCCGCTCGGCTGGAGGCCCTGGGGGCGAAGCGCATCGCCTGGGTGCGGCGTTGGTGGGTGATGGAGGCGCCGACGGGCCAGCGCTTCTGCATCGTGAAGATGAAGAACCCGGACGTGGGGCCGCCGCCGAACGTCTGGAAGTGA
- a CDS encoding DUF998 domain-containing protein → MVPWLLPSALLVVALGVLPPFWFARNRPGYSHVRNTISELGETGAPGAARVGWLGFAPAGLAVLGFCALLHAYLTAQGEGGTGAVLLSLLGVSYVGAAVFPCDAGAPFWGTWKNQMHNLVGGLGYFGAGGGLIELERVFEDLPSLTSLTTVTGALGKLVLLGMVGLSFESPVRGLIQRTVEALVFGWMVAVGAWLMLAH, encoded by the coding sequence ATGGTCCCGTGGCTCCTCCCCAGCGCGCTGCTCGTCGTGGCCCTCGGCGTCCTCCCCCCCTTCTGGTTCGCGCGAAACAGGCCCGGCTACAGCCACGTGAGGAACACCATCAGCGAGCTGGGCGAGACGGGCGCCCCGGGGGCCGCCCGCGTGGGGTGGCTCGGCTTCGCGCCCGCGGGCCTGGCCGTCCTGGGGTTCTGCGCCCTGCTCCACGCCTACCTCACCGCGCAGGGCGAGGGGGGCACCGGGGCCGTGCTGCTGTCGCTGCTGGGCGTCAGCTACGTGGGCGCGGCCGTGTTCCCCTGTGACGCGGGCGCGCCGTTCTGGGGCACGTGGAAGAACCAGATGCACAACCTGGTGGGCGGCCTGGGCTACTTCGGCGCGGGCGGCGGCCTCATCGAGCTGGAGCGCGTCTTCGAGGACCTGCCCTCGCTCACCTCGCTCACCACGGTGACGGGCGCGTTGGGCAAGCTCGTGCTGCTCGGCATGGTGGGCCTGTCCTTCGAGTCCCCGGTGCGTGGGCTCATCCAGCGCACGGTGGAGGCGCTCGTGTTCGGATGGATGGTGGCCGTGGGCGCGTGGCTGATGCTCGCCCACTGA
- a CDS encoding MMPL family transporter, whose product MSEATAATSLFARLALGVHRHRRAVLVGAVVFLLVAIGVLSRGGHLTTGTIDGIEAARAEALARPATAGSTDQTLAVIFHHDTWTAKEPRFTQAMTDVLERVRRLPEVESVVSPVGAPEEPGARFVSATGHDVLALVRLKGGEREAVAAFPTVRAALDDSRLETTLTGKVAFLAALNQLLEHDLLRAELISFPLALLVLLWVFRTVVAAMLPLVVGGLAVLCGVAGVLLLSRVTNMAQYTLNVVSLIGLGVAIDYSLFIVSRFRGELAEGLSTEAALVRTLDTAGRAVAFSGLAVTVGLAGLLFFHGSYLSAMGLGGALVVAFAVLFALTVLPALLSWLGPRVDKGRLPFGRGAGRVGVWHALATWVMKHPWLVLLPTLALLLAMGLPFRRLELAATDITALPPGTEARQGAQTLARLFPREAATRVLVAVEFPSGDALTPERISALFDASRRMAALPGVVGVESAVDLAPGLDKATYQQMAAAPPELLPAEVRAARDAYRTGSVAVLQVLTSAPPSSHEARELVRALRRERTVGDGTLLVGGQTATDVDATEFLKKNTPAAVGFVMGMTCIVLFVLLRSVVLPLKALLMNLLSLAGSFGALVWIFQEGHLHRLLRFEPGPIEPSLPILLFCALFGLSMDYEVLLLSRIREEWLRTGDNTHAVAEGLERTGGLITSAAAIMVAVFAAFALASVVVVKAMGLGMAIAVALDATLVRVLIVPAMMRLMGHWNWWAPGARGRG is encoded by the coding sequence ATGAGCGAAGCGACGGCGGCCACCTCCCTGTTCGCCCGGCTCGCCCTGGGCGTGCATCGGCACCGGAGGGCGGTGCTGGTGGGCGCGGTCGTGTTCCTGCTCGTGGCCATCGGGGTGCTGAGCCGAGGCGGCCACCTCACCACCGGCACCATCGACGGCATCGAGGCCGCGCGCGCCGAGGCCCTGGCCCGGCCCGCCACCGCGGGCTCCACGGACCAGACGCTGGCGGTCATCTTCCACCACGACACCTGGACGGCGAAGGAGCCGCGCTTCACCCAGGCGATGACGGACGTGCTCGAGCGCGTGCGGCGGCTGCCCGAGGTGGAGTCGGTGGTGTCCCCGGTGGGCGCGCCCGAGGAGCCAGGCGCCCGCTTCGTGTCGGCCACGGGGCACGACGTGCTGGCGCTGGTGCGCTTGAAGGGCGGGGAGCGCGAGGCCGTGGCCGCGTTCCCCACCGTGCGCGCGGCCCTGGATGACTCGCGACTGGAGACGACGCTGACGGGCAAGGTGGCCTTCCTCGCCGCGCTCAACCAGTTGCTGGAGCACGACCTGCTGCGCGCGGAGCTCATCTCGTTCCCGCTGGCGCTGCTGGTGCTCCTGTGGGTGTTCCGCACGGTGGTGGCCGCGATGCTGCCGCTGGTGGTGGGCGGGCTCGCGGTGCTCTGCGGCGTGGCGGGGGTGCTGCTGCTCTCGCGCGTCACGAACATGGCGCAGTACACGCTCAACGTGGTGTCGCTCATCGGGCTGGGTGTGGCCATCGACTACTCGCTCTTCATCGTGAGCCGCTTCCGGGGCGAGCTCGCCGAGGGGCTGTCGACGGAGGCCGCGCTGGTGCGCACGCTGGACACGGCGGGGCGCGCGGTGGCGTTCTCGGGCCTGGCCGTCACGGTGGGCCTGGCGGGGCTGCTCTTCTTCCATGGCTCCTACCTGAGCGCCATGGGCCTGGGCGGCGCGCTCGTGGTGGCCTTCGCGGTGCTCTTCGCGCTCACCGTGCTGCCCGCGCTCTTGTCCTGGCTGGGGCCCCGGGTGGACAAGGGGCGACTGCCCTTCGGACGCGGCGCGGGGCGCGTCGGCGTGTGGCACGCGCTGGCCACGTGGGTGATGAAGCATCCGTGGCTCGTGCTGCTGCCCACGCTCGCGCTGCTGCTCGCCATGGGGTTGCCGTTCCGTCGCCTGGAGCTGGCGGCCACGGACATCACCGCGCTGCCTCCCGGCACCGAGGCCCGCCAGGGCGCGCAGACGCTGGCGCGGCTGTTCCCGCGCGAGGCCGCCACCCGGGTGCTGGTGGCGGTGGAGTTCCCTTCCGGAGATGCGCTCACGCCCGAGCGGATTTCCGCCCTCTTCGACGCGAGCCGGCGCATGGCGGCGCTGCCCGGCGTGGTGGGCGTGGAGAGCGCGGTGGACCTGGCGCCCGGCCTGGACAAGGCCACCTATCAGCAGATGGCCGCCGCGCCCCCGGAGCTGCTGCCCGCCGAGGTGCGCGCCGCTCGCGATGCGTACCGCACCGGCAGCGTCGCGGTGCTGCAGGTGCTCACGTCCGCGCCGCCCAGCAGCCACGAGGCGCGGGAGCTGGTCCGGGCGCTGCGGCGGGAGCGCACGGTGGGAGACGGGACGCTCTTGGTGGGCGGTCAGACGGCCACGGACGTGGACGCGACGGAGTTCCTCAAGAAGAACACGCCGGCCGCGGTGGGCTTCGTGATGGGGATGACGTGCATCGTGCTCTTCGTGCTGCTGCGCTCCGTGGTGCTGCCGCTCAAGGCGCTGCTGATGAACCTGCTGTCCCTGGCGGGCTCGTTCGGCGCGCTGGTGTGGATATTCCAGGAGGGGCACCTGCACCGGCTCTTGCGCTTCGAGCCTGGGCCCATCGAGCCGTCGCTGCCCATCCTGTTGTTCTGCGCCTTGTTCGGGCTGTCGATGGACTACGAGGTGCTGCTGCTCAGCCGCATCCGCGAGGAGTGGCTGCGCACGGGTGACAACACCCACGCGGTGGCCGAGGGCCTGGAGCGCACCGGCGGGCTCATCACCAGCGCGGCGGCCATCATGGTGGCCGTCTTCGCGGCGTTCGCGCTGGCCTCGGTGGTGGTGGTGAAGGCGATGGGGCTGGGCATGGCCATCGCCGTGGCGCTGGATGCCACGCTGGTCCGGGTGCTCATCGTCCCCGCGATGATGCGGCTGATGGGGCACTGGAACTGGTGGGCGCCCGGGGCGAGGGGACGAGGGTGA